In Fibrobacter sp. UWP2, the following are encoded in one genomic region:
- a CDS encoding acyl-[acyl-carrier-protein] thioesterase produces MEQEITTKDFDVRFSDCDHHSRLKLSNLFLFMEETAIADAERGGFGLWKMMKAGYTTVITRFKIRILHTPVWGEKISISTWAKEFYKDKVCLKDYSIIDSQGNSIAQATSSWLLVNLKTGKAENPANSPYPIPLFPGKNALPEMMEILNPEIEPKLIRQEQANYSDLDMNNHVNHCRYVDWVMDSLDAEEIKERRVRSIQMNYITQIPLGGKVNIVRFKNTNHHAYIFGMNSEDMTQCHFQARIGFAD; encoded by the coding sequence ATGGAACAGGAAATCACAACCAAGGACTTTGACGTCCGCTTCTCCGATTGCGATCACCACAGCAGGCTCAAGCTCTCGAACCTATTCCTCTTTATGGAGGAGACCGCCATTGCCGACGCCGAGCGCGGCGGTTTTGGGCTCTGGAAGATGATGAAGGCGGGCTACACCACCGTGATCACCCGTTTCAAGATCCGCATTTTGCACACGCCCGTATGGGGCGAAAAGATTTCGATTTCCACCTGGGCCAAGGAATTCTACAAGGACAAGGTCTGCCTCAAGGACTACTCCATCATAGATTCCCAGGGGAACTCCATTGCACAGGCGACCTCCTCGTGGCTTTTGGTGAACCTCAAGACCGGCAAGGCCGAGAACCCCGCCAACAGCCCCTACCCCATTCCGCTGTTCCCCGGCAAGAACGCCCTCCCCGAGATGATGGAAATTTTGAATCCAGAAATCGAGCCCAAGCTCATCCGCCAGGAGCAGGCGAACTACAGCGACCTCGACATGAACAACCACGTGAACCACTGCCGCTACGTGGACTGGGTCATGGACAGCTTAGACGCCGAAGAGATCAAGGAACGTCGTGTACGTTCCATACAAATGAACTACATCACGCAAATCCCGCTGGGCGGCAAGGTGAACATCGTGCGCTTTAAAAACACGAACCACCACGCCTATATTTTTGGAATGAATTCCGAAGACATGACGCAGTGCCACTTCCAGGCGCGCATCGGATTTGCCGACTAG